A window of Equus przewalskii isolate Varuska chromosome 18, EquPr2, whole genome shotgun sequence contains these coding sequences:
- the TNK2 gene encoding activated CDC42 kinase 1 isoform X31, with translation MGERSAYRRLAGGEEGEQRLGSSSMQPEEGTGWLLELLSEVQLQQYFLRLRDDLNVTRLSHFEYVKNEDLEKIGMGRPGQRRLWEAVKRRKAMCKRKSWMSKVFSGKRLEAEFPAHHSQSTFRKTSPTPGGPAGEGPLQSLTCLIGEKDLHLFEKLGDGSFGVVRRGEWDAPSGKTVSVAVKCLKPDVLSQPEAMDDFIREVNAMHSLDHRNLIRLYGVVLTPPMKMVTELAPLGSLLDRLRKHQGHFLLGTLSRYAVQVAEGMGYLESKRFIHRDLAARNLLLATRDLVKIGDFGLMRALPQNDDHYVMQEHRKVPFAWCAPESLKTRTFSHASDTWMFGVTLWEMFTYGQEPWIGLNGSQILHKIDKEGERLPRPEDCPQDIYNVMVQCWAHKPEDRPTFVALRDFLLEAQPTDMRALQDFEEPDKLHIQMNDVITVIEGRAENYWWRGQNTRTLCVGPFPRNVVTSVAGLSAQDISQPLQNSFIHTGHGDSDPRHCWGFPDKIDELYLGNPMDPPDLLSVELSASQPAQHLGRGKKPTYDPVSEDQDPLSSDFKRLGLRKPGLPRGLWLAKPSARVPGAKAGRGSGEVALIDFGEEPVVPAPRPSAPSLAQLAMDACSLLDKTPPQSPTRALPRPLHPTPVVDWDARPLPPPPAYDDVAQDEDDFEVSSINSTLVDAGVSAGSNQGETNYAFVPEQARLLPPLEDNLFLPPQGGSKPPDSAQTAEIFQALQQECMRQLQVPAGSLGPSPSPPGDDKPQVPPRVPIPPRPTRPRGELSPAPSGEEEMGRWPGPASPPRVPPREPLSPQGSRTPSPLVPPGSSPLPPRLSSSPGKTMPTTQSFASDPKYATPQVIQAPGPRAGPCILPIVRDGKKVSNTHYYLLPERPPYLERYQRFLREAQSPEEPAPLPVPLLLPPPSTPAPAAPTATVRPMPQAAPDPKANFSTNNSNPGIRPPALRATTRLPQRGCPGDGPEAGRPADKIQMVEQLFGLGLRPRGECHKVLEMFDWNLEQAGCHLLGSCGPAHHK, from the exons GTGTTCAGTGGAAAGCGGCTGGAGGCTGAATTCCCAGCTCATCACTCTCAGAGCACCTTCCGGAAGACCTCACCCACCCCAGGGGGCCCAGCAGGCGAGGGGCCTCTGCAGAGCCTCACCTGCCTCATTGGGGAGAAGGACCTGCATCTCTTCGAGAAACTGGGAGATGGCTCCTTTGGCGTGGTGCGCAGGGGCGAGTGGGACGCCCCCTCGGGAAAGACG GTGAGTGTGGCTGTGAAGTGCCTGAAGCCTGATGTGCTGAGCCAGCCAGAGGCCATGGACGACTTCATCCGGGAGGTCAATGCCATGCACTCGCTTGACCATCGAAACCTCATTCGCCTCTACGGTGTGGTGCTCACACCGCCCATGAAGATG GTGACAGAGCTGGCGCCTCTGGGATCTTTGTTGGACCGGCTGCGCAAGCATCAGGGCCACTTCCTCCTGGGTACCTTGAGCCGCTATGCTGTGCAGGTGGCTGAGGGCATGGGCTACCTGGAGTCCAAGCGCTTTATTCACCGTGACCTGGCTGCCCGCAATCTGCTGTTGGCCACCCGTGACCTGGTCAAGATCGGGGACTTCGGGCTGATGCGAGCACTACCCCAGAATGACGACCACTACGTCATGCAGGAGCATCGCAAGGTGCCCTTTGCCTG GTGTGCCCCCGAGAGCCTGAAGACACGTACCTTCTCCCATGCTAGTGACACCTGGATGTTTGGGGTCACATTGTGGGAGATGTTCACTTATGGCCAGGAGCCCTGGATTGGCCTCAATGGCAGTCAG ATCCTGCATAAGATTGACAAGGAAGGGGAACGCCTGCCCCGGCCCGAGGACTGCCCCCAGGACATCTACAACGTCATGGTCCAGTGCTGGGCTCACAAGCCAGAGGACAGACCCACCTTTGTGGCCCTGCGGGACTTCCTACTGGAG gcccagcccactGACATGCGGGCCCTTCAGGACTTTGAAGAACCAGACAAGCTGCATATCCAGATGAACGATGTCATCACCGTCATCGAGGGGAG GGCTGAGAATTACTGGTGGCGTGGGCAGAACACGCGGACACTGTGTGTGGGACCCTTCCCTCGCAATGTGGTGACCTCCGTGGCCGGCCTCTCAGCCCAGGACATCAGCCAGCCCTTGCAGAATAGCTTCATCCACACGGGGCATGGTGACAGCGACCCCCGCCACTGCTGGGGCTTCCCCGACAAGATTGACGA GCTGTATCTGGGAAACCCCATGGACCCTCCTGACCTGCTGAGCGTGGAACTGAGTGCCTCCCAACCTGCCCAGCATTTGGGAAGGGGAAAAA AACCAACCTACGACCCTGTGAGTGAGGACCAAGACCCCCTGTCCAGCGACTTTAAGAGGCTGGGCCTGCGGAAGCCAGGCCTGCCCCGTGGACTGTGGCTGGCGAAGCCCTCGGCCCGGGTGCCAGGTGCCAAGGCAGGCCGCGGCAGCGGCGAGGTCGCACTCATTGACTTCGGCGAGGAGCCTGTGGTCCCAGCCCCACGACCCTCTGCACCCTCGCTGGCACAGCTGGCAATGGATGCCTGCTCCTTGCTGGACAAGACGCCGCCCCAGAGCCCCACTCGGGCACTGCCCCGGCCTCTGCACCCCACGCCGGTGGTGGACTGGGATGCGCGCCCACTGCCCCCGCCTCCTGCCTACGACGATGTGGCCCAGGATGAGGATGACTTTGAGGTGTCCTCCATCAACAGCACCCTGGTGGATGCAGGGGTCTCCGCTGGGTCCAACCAGGGCGAGACCAATTACGCCTTTGTGCCCGAGCAGGCACGGCTCCTCCCTCCACTGGAGGACAACCTGTTCCTCCCACCCCAGGGTGGGAGCAAGCCTCCTGACTCGGCTCAGACCGCAGAGATCTTCCAGGCACTGCAGCAGGAATGCATGCGGCAACTGCAGGTCCCGGCTGGCTCGctgggcccctcccccagcccgccGGGTGACGACAAGCCCCAGGTGCCCCCCCGGGTGCCCATCCCCCCGAGGCCCACACGCCCACGTGGCGAGCTGTCTCCAGCCCCCTCAGGCGAGGAGGAGATGGGGCGATGGCCTGgacctgcctcccctccccgggTGCCTCCCCGGGAGCCCCTGTCCCCTCAAGGCTCGAGGACCCCCAGCCCCCTGGTGCCACCCGGTAGCTCCCCGCTGCCACCTCGGCTCTCAAGCTCACCTGGGAAGACCATGCCCACCACTCAAAGCTTCGCCTCGGACCCCAAGTACGCCACACCCCAGGTGATCCAGGCCCCTGGCCCACGGGCTGGTCCCTGCATCCTGCCCATCGTCCGTGATGGCAAGAAGGTCAGCAATACCCACTACTACCTGCTGCCTGAGCGCCCACCCTATCTGGAGCGCTACCAGCGCTTCCTGCGTGAGGCCCAGAGCCCTGAAGAGCCAGCCCCCCTGCCTGtgcccctgctgctgcccccacccagcaccccagcccctgctgcccccactgcTACTGTTCGACCAATGCCACAGGCTGCCCCGGACCCCAAGGCCAACTTCTCCACCAACAACAGCAACCCAGGGATCCGGCCACCAGCCCTGAGGGCCACCACTCGGCTGCCAcagaggggctgccctggggacGGACCAGAGGCTGGACGGCCAGCAGATAAGATCCAGATG GTGGAGCAGCTCTTTGGGTTGGGTCTGCGGCCGCGAGGCGAGTGCCACAAAGTGCTGGAGATGTTCGACTGGAACCTGGAGCAGGCCGGCTGCCACCTCCTGGGATCCTGTGGCCCTGCCCACCACAAGTGA
- the TNK2 gene encoding activated CDC42 kinase 1 isoform X29, protein MGERSAYRRLAGGEEGEQRLGSSSMQPEEGTGWLLELLSEVQLQQYFLRLRDDLNVTRLSHFEYVKNEDLEKIGMGRPGQRRLWEAVKRRKAMCKRKSWMSKVFSGKRLEAEFPAHHSQSTFRKTSPTPGGPAGEGPLQSLTCLIGEKDLHLFEKLGDGSFGVVRRGEWDAPSGKTVSVAVKCLKPDVLSQPEAMDDFIREVNAMHSLDHRNLIRLYGVVLTPPMKMVTELAPLGSLLDRLRKHQGHFLLGTLSRYAVQVAEGMGYLESKRFIHRDLAARNLLLATRDLVKIGDFGLMRALPQNDDHYVMQEHRKVPFAWCAPESLKTRTFSHASDTWMFGVTLWEMFTYGQEPWIGLNGSQILHKIDKEGERLPRPEDCPQDIYNVMVQCWAHKPEDRPTFVALRDFLLEAQPTDMRALQDFEEPDKLHIQMNDVITVIEGRAENYWWRGQNTRTLCVGPFPRNVVTSVAGLSAQDISQPLQNSFIHTGHGDSDPRHCWGFPDKIDELYLGNPMDPPDLLSVELSASQPAQHLGRGKKPTYDPVSEDQDPLSSDFKRLGLRKPGLPRGLWLAKPSARVPGAKAGRGSGEVALIDFGEEPVVPAPRPSAPSLAQLAMDACSLLDKTPPQSPTRALPRPLHPTPVVDWDARPLPPPPAYDDVAQDEDDFEVSSINSTLVDAGVSAGSNQGETNYAFVPEQARLLPPLEDNLFLPPQGGSKPPDSAQTAEIFQALQQECMRQLQVPAGSLGPSPSPPGDDKPQVPPRVPIPPRPTRPRGELSPAPSGEEEMGRWPGPASPPRVPPREPLSPQGSRTPSPLVPPGSSPLPPRLSSSPGKTMPTTQSFASDPKYATPQVIQAPGPRAGPCILPIVRDGKKVSNTHYYLLPERPPYLERYQRFLREAQSPEEPAPLPVPLLLPPPSTPAPAAPTATVRPMPQAAPDPKANFSTNNSNPGIRPPALRATTRLPQRGCPGDGPEAGRPADKIQMLQAMVHGVTTEECQAALQSHSWNVQRAAQYLKVEQLFGLGLRPRGECHKVLEMFDWNLEQAGCHLLGSCGPAHHK, encoded by the exons GTGTTCAGTGGAAAGCGGCTGGAGGCTGAATTCCCAGCTCATCACTCTCAGAGCACCTTCCGGAAGACCTCACCCACCCCAGGGGGCCCAGCAGGCGAGGGGCCTCTGCAGAGCCTCACCTGCCTCATTGGGGAGAAGGACCTGCATCTCTTCGAGAAACTGGGAGATGGCTCCTTTGGCGTGGTGCGCAGGGGCGAGTGGGACGCCCCCTCGGGAAAGACG GTGAGTGTGGCTGTGAAGTGCCTGAAGCCTGATGTGCTGAGCCAGCCAGAGGCCATGGACGACTTCATCCGGGAGGTCAATGCCATGCACTCGCTTGACCATCGAAACCTCATTCGCCTCTACGGTGTGGTGCTCACACCGCCCATGAAGATG GTGACAGAGCTGGCGCCTCTGGGATCTTTGTTGGACCGGCTGCGCAAGCATCAGGGCCACTTCCTCCTGGGTACCTTGAGCCGCTATGCTGTGCAGGTGGCTGAGGGCATGGGCTACCTGGAGTCCAAGCGCTTTATTCACCGTGACCTGGCTGCCCGCAATCTGCTGTTGGCCACCCGTGACCTGGTCAAGATCGGGGACTTCGGGCTGATGCGAGCACTACCCCAGAATGACGACCACTACGTCATGCAGGAGCATCGCAAGGTGCCCTTTGCCTG GTGTGCCCCCGAGAGCCTGAAGACACGTACCTTCTCCCATGCTAGTGACACCTGGATGTTTGGGGTCACATTGTGGGAGATGTTCACTTATGGCCAGGAGCCCTGGATTGGCCTCAATGGCAGTCAG ATCCTGCATAAGATTGACAAGGAAGGGGAACGCCTGCCCCGGCCCGAGGACTGCCCCCAGGACATCTACAACGTCATGGTCCAGTGCTGGGCTCACAAGCCAGAGGACAGACCCACCTTTGTGGCCCTGCGGGACTTCCTACTGGAG gcccagcccactGACATGCGGGCCCTTCAGGACTTTGAAGAACCAGACAAGCTGCATATCCAGATGAACGATGTCATCACCGTCATCGAGGGGAG GGCTGAGAATTACTGGTGGCGTGGGCAGAACACGCGGACACTGTGTGTGGGACCCTTCCCTCGCAATGTGGTGACCTCCGTGGCCGGCCTCTCAGCCCAGGACATCAGCCAGCCCTTGCAGAATAGCTTCATCCACACGGGGCATGGTGACAGCGACCCCCGCCACTGCTGGGGCTTCCCCGACAAGATTGACGA GCTGTATCTGGGAAACCCCATGGACCCTCCTGACCTGCTGAGCGTGGAACTGAGTGCCTCCCAACCTGCCCAGCATTTGGGAAGGGGAAAAA AACCAACCTACGACCCTGTGAGTGAGGACCAAGACCCCCTGTCCAGCGACTTTAAGAGGCTGGGCCTGCGGAAGCCAGGCCTGCCCCGTGGACTGTGGCTGGCGAAGCCCTCGGCCCGGGTGCCAGGTGCCAAGGCAGGCCGCGGCAGCGGCGAGGTCGCACTCATTGACTTCGGCGAGGAGCCTGTGGTCCCAGCCCCACGACCCTCTGCACCCTCGCTGGCACAGCTGGCAATGGATGCCTGCTCCTTGCTGGACAAGACGCCGCCCCAGAGCCCCACTCGGGCACTGCCCCGGCCTCTGCACCCCACGCCGGTGGTGGACTGGGATGCGCGCCCACTGCCCCCGCCTCCTGCCTACGACGATGTGGCCCAGGATGAGGATGACTTTGAGGTGTCCTCCATCAACAGCACCCTGGTGGATGCAGGGGTCTCCGCTGGGTCCAACCAGGGCGAGACCAATTACGCCTTTGTGCCCGAGCAGGCACGGCTCCTCCCTCCACTGGAGGACAACCTGTTCCTCCCACCCCAGGGTGGGAGCAAGCCTCCTGACTCGGCTCAGACCGCAGAGATCTTCCAGGCACTGCAGCAGGAATGCATGCGGCAACTGCAGGTCCCGGCTGGCTCGctgggcccctcccccagcccgccGGGTGACGACAAGCCCCAGGTGCCCCCCCGGGTGCCCATCCCCCCGAGGCCCACACGCCCACGTGGCGAGCTGTCTCCAGCCCCCTCAGGCGAGGAGGAGATGGGGCGATGGCCTGgacctgcctcccctccccgggTGCCTCCCCGGGAGCCCCTGTCCCCTCAAGGCTCGAGGACCCCCAGCCCCCTGGTGCCACCCGGTAGCTCCCCGCTGCCACCTCGGCTCTCAAGCTCACCTGGGAAGACCATGCCCACCACTCAAAGCTTCGCCTCGGACCCCAAGTACGCCACACCCCAGGTGATCCAGGCCCCTGGCCCACGGGCTGGTCCCTGCATCCTGCCCATCGTCCGTGATGGCAAGAAGGTCAGCAATACCCACTACTACCTGCTGCCTGAGCGCCCACCCTATCTGGAGCGCTACCAGCGCTTCCTGCGTGAGGCCCAGAGCCCTGAAGAGCCAGCCCCCCTGCCTGtgcccctgctgctgcccccacccagcaccccagcccctgctgcccccactgcTACTGTTCGACCAATGCCACAGGCTGCCCCGGACCCCAAGGCCAACTTCTCCACCAACAACAGCAACCCAGGGATCCGGCCACCAGCCCTGAGGGCCACCACTCGGCTGCCAcagaggggctgccctggggacGGACCAGAGGCTGGACGGCCAGCAGATAAGATCCAGATG CTGCAGGCCATGGTGCATGGGGTGACCACAGAGGAGTGCCAGGCGGCCCTGCAGAGCCACAGCTGGAACGTGCAGAGGGCTGCCCAGTATCTGAAG GTGGAGCAGCTCTTTGGGTTGGGTCTGCGGCCGCGAGGCGAGTGCCACAAAGTGCTGGAGATGTTCGACTGGAACCTGGAGCAGGCCGGCTGCCACCTCCTGGGATCCTGTGGCCCTGCCCACCACAAGTGA
- the TNK2 gene encoding activated CDC42 kinase 1 isoform X30: MGERSAYRRLAGGEEGEQRLGSSSMQPEEGTGWLLELLSEVQLQQYFLRLRDDLNVTRLSHFEYVKNEDLEKIGMGRPGQRRLWEAVKRRKAMCKRKSWMSKVFSGKRLEAEFPAHHSQSTFRKTSPTPGGPAGEGPLQSLTCLIGEKDLHLFEKLGDGSFGVVRRGEWDAPSGKTVSVAVKCLKPDVLSQPEAMDDFIREVNAMHSLDHRNLIRLYGVVLTPPMKMVTELAPLGSLLDRLRKHQGHFLLGTLSRYAVQVAEGMGYLESKRFIHRDLAARNLLLATRDLVKIGDFGLMRALPQNDDHYVMQEHRKVPFAWCAPESLKTRTFSHASDTWMFGVTLWEMFTYGQEPWIGLNGSQILHKIDKEGERLPRPEDCPQDIYNVMVQCWAHKPEDRPTFVALRDFLLEAQPTDMRALQDFEEPDKLHIQMNDVITVIEGRAENYWWRGQNTRTLCVGPFPRNVVTSVAGLSAQDISQPLQNSFIHTGHGDSDPRHCWGFPDKIDELYLGNPMDPPDLLSVELSASQPAQHLGRGKREPPPRPPQPTIFTQKPTYDPVSEDQDPLSSDFKRLGLRKPGLPRGLWLAKPSARVPGAKAGRGSGEVALIDFGEEPVVPAPRPSAPSLAQLAMDACSLLDKTPPQSPTRALPRPLHPTPVVDWDARPLPPPPAYDDVAQDEDDFEVSSINSTLVDAGVSAGSNQGETNYAFVPEQARLLPPLEDNLFLPPQGGSKPPDSAQTAEIFQALQQECMRQLQVPAGSLGPSPSPPGDDKPQVPPRVPIPPRPTRPRGELSPAPSGEEEMGRWPGPASPPRVPPREPLSPQGSRTPSPLVPPGSSPLPPRLSSSPGKTMPTTQSFASDPKYATPQVIQAPGPRAGPCILPIVRDGKKVSNTHYYLLPERPPYLERYQRFLREAQSPEEPAPLPVPLLLPPPSTPAPAAPTATVRPMPQAAPDPKANFSTNNSNPGIRPPALRATTRLPQRGCPGDGPEAGRPADKIQMVEQLFGLGLRPRGECHKVLEMFDWNLEQAGCHLLGSCGPAHHK; the protein is encoded by the exons GTGTTCAGTGGAAAGCGGCTGGAGGCTGAATTCCCAGCTCATCACTCTCAGAGCACCTTCCGGAAGACCTCACCCACCCCAGGGGGCCCAGCAGGCGAGGGGCCTCTGCAGAGCCTCACCTGCCTCATTGGGGAGAAGGACCTGCATCTCTTCGAGAAACTGGGAGATGGCTCCTTTGGCGTGGTGCGCAGGGGCGAGTGGGACGCCCCCTCGGGAAAGACG GTGAGTGTGGCTGTGAAGTGCCTGAAGCCTGATGTGCTGAGCCAGCCAGAGGCCATGGACGACTTCATCCGGGAGGTCAATGCCATGCACTCGCTTGACCATCGAAACCTCATTCGCCTCTACGGTGTGGTGCTCACACCGCCCATGAAGATG GTGACAGAGCTGGCGCCTCTGGGATCTTTGTTGGACCGGCTGCGCAAGCATCAGGGCCACTTCCTCCTGGGTACCTTGAGCCGCTATGCTGTGCAGGTGGCTGAGGGCATGGGCTACCTGGAGTCCAAGCGCTTTATTCACCGTGACCTGGCTGCCCGCAATCTGCTGTTGGCCACCCGTGACCTGGTCAAGATCGGGGACTTCGGGCTGATGCGAGCACTACCCCAGAATGACGACCACTACGTCATGCAGGAGCATCGCAAGGTGCCCTTTGCCTG GTGTGCCCCCGAGAGCCTGAAGACACGTACCTTCTCCCATGCTAGTGACACCTGGATGTTTGGGGTCACATTGTGGGAGATGTTCACTTATGGCCAGGAGCCCTGGATTGGCCTCAATGGCAGTCAG ATCCTGCATAAGATTGACAAGGAAGGGGAACGCCTGCCCCGGCCCGAGGACTGCCCCCAGGACATCTACAACGTCATGGTCCAGTGCTGGGCTCACAAGCCAGAGGACAGACCCACCTTTGTGGCCCTGCGGGACTTCCTACTGGAG gcccagcccactGACATGCGGGCCCTTCAGGACTTTGAAGAACCAGACAAGCTGCATATCCAGATGAACGATGTCATCACCGTCATCGAGGGGAG GGCTGAGAATTACTGGTGGCGTGGGCAGAACACGCGGACACTGTGTGTGGGACCCTTCCCTCGCAATGTGGTGACCTCCGTGGCCGGCCTCTCAGCCCAGGACATCAGCCAGCCCTTGCAGAATAGCTTCATCCACACGGGGCATGGTGACAGCGACCCCCGCCACTGCTGGGGCTTCCCCGACAAGATTGACGA GCTGTATCTGGGAAACCCCATGGACCCTCCTGACCTGCTGAGCGTGGAACTGAGTGCCTCCCAACCTGCCCAGCATTTGGGAAGGGGAAAAA GGGAGCCTCCACCTCGCCCACCTCAGCCTACCATCTTCACTCAGA AACCAACCTACGACCCTGTGAGTGAGGACCAAGACCCCCTGTCCAGCGACTTTAAGAGGCTGGGCCTGCGGAAGCCAGGCCTGCCCCGTGGACTGTGGCTGGCGAAGCCCTCGGCCCGGGTGCCAGGTGCCAAGGCAGGCCGCGGCAGCGGCGAGGTCGCACTCATTGACTTCGGCGAGGAGCCTGTGGTCCCAGCCCCACGACCCTCTGCACCCTCGCTGGCACAGCTGGCAATGGATGCCTGCTCCTTGCTGGACAAGACGCCGCCCCAGAGCCCCACTCGGGCACTGCCCCGGCCTCTGCACCCCACGCCGGTGGTGGACTGGGATGCGCGCCCACTGCCCCCGCCTCCTGCCTACGACGATGTGGCCCAGGATGAGGATGACTTTGAGGTGTCCTCCATCAACAGCACCCTGGTGGATGCAGGGGTCTCCGCTGGGTCCAACCAGGGCGAGACCAATTACGCCTTTGTGCCCGAGCAGGCACGGCTCCTCCCTCCACTGGAGGACAACCTGTTCCTCCCACCCCAGGGTGGGAGCAAGCCTCCTGACTCGGCTCAGACCGCAGAGATCTTCCAGGCACTGCAGCAGGAATGCATGCGGCAACTGCAGGTCCCGGCTGGCTCGctgggcccctcccccagcccgccGGGTGACGACAAGCCCCAGGTGCCCCCCCGGGTGCCCATCCCCCCGAGGCCCACACGCCCACGTGGCGAGCTGTCTCCAGCCCCCTCAGGCGAGGAGGAGATGGGGCGATGGCCTGgacctgcctcccctccccgggTGCCTCCCCGGGAGCCCCTGTCCCCTCAAGGCTCGAGGACCCCCAGCCCCCTGGTGCCACCCGGTAGCTCCCCGCTGCCACCTCGGCTCTCAAGCTCACCTGGGAAGACCATGCCCACCACTCAAAGCTTCGCCTCGGACCCCAAGTACGCCACACCCCAGGTGATCCAGGCCCCTGGCCCACGGGCTGGTCCCTGCATCCTGCCCATCGTCCGTGATGGCAAGAAGGTCAGCAATACCCACTACTACCTGCTGCCTGAGCGCCCACCCTATCTGGAGCGCTACCAGCGCTTCCTGCGTGAGGCCCAGAGCCCTGAAGAGCCAGCCCCCCTGCCTGtgcccctgctgctgcccccacccagcaccccagcccctgctgcccccactgcTACTGTTCGACCAATGCCACAGGCTGCCCCGGACCCCAAGGCCAACTTCTCCACCAACAACAGCAACCCAGGGATCCGGCCACCAGCCCTGAGGGCCACCACTCGGCTGCCAcagaggggctgccctggggacGGACCAGAGGCTGGACGGCCAGCAGATAAGATCCAGATG GTGGAGCAGCTCTTTGGGTTGGGTCTGCGGCCGCGAGGCGAGTGCCACAAAGTGCTGGAGATGTTCGACTGGAACCTGGAGCAGGCCGGCTGCCACCTCCTGGGATCCTGTGGCCCTGCCCACCACAAGTGA